GATTCTACGCTCTTCTGCTCTCTGGCGCAGCTGCTGCTCTCTGGCGCAGCTGctgctcgctcgctctctttcttgcTCTTTTGCTTTCTGGCTCCTTCCATCAAACACTACcaatgcacatacacacacgctccTTTTTTTCACTATTTCAAGCATAtgcgcacacatacatgcacgcacacatgcaCCGCTtacgtacacacgcacacacactgggATTACAACACtggatttcgctgctggcgctgctgctgctaatatGCTCAGCTGCTGCTTTTACTcccggttgttgtttttcttttccttccttttttgacAGATTTGCACCGTGCacgcaggcacacacacatacacacacactcgccttttctctattttttctcccttcacgaaaaaaacagcaacgaaTAGAACAATAGATtggacacgcacgcacgcacacacacagaaatatCTTTATCCCCGCGGCGATTTGTACGGATTGCTGATGCtgcccgctgctgctggttgccgCATCGTTCACGTCGTACGTGGGTGTTTTGATAGCACACTTTCTTCCACCGCAATCAAACCGCGAaacacaacacgcacacacacacgcacacacacacgctcacattGACCGTGATTGGAATAGTTGTGTAGGGtggttgcttttattttggctGCTTTCCTGCAAACCCTTTCACGCCTCACTCTTGCGGCTGCTTTCAGTTGGCACTGGCTGCTGCCGATGCTACGTACTCTCTTGCCGTGACTTGTTTGACTTGTGCGGCTGAAAACGCGCAAATAGCCTGCGACACAGGCGAGCGAGCGACTCTCTGCTGCTGCGATGAGCTTTTTTCTCCGCTCAGTTGTCAAGCTGACATTTGTATGACAGCGGGAATGGCCGACAGCTTGGGTCATCGGATGGTTTTGCCGGATGCAATATTGAACTGATTTTTTTCAACGGGATAGTTATTTTTGATAATCATATTCAAATGGAAGCACAAATTGGCATTGAATTTCTGAGTAATATGAATGAACGGTAAggcttttaattgcttttgaGCTATTAGATTGATTTGCATCGTCATAAATACTCTATGCAAAAATGCGATACcatttttgcaaatattttttggaaaaaatttgtttttcgataatatttatttttacaggaAACTATAAAATTTAGATATATTTTCATGttgtataatttaatttttatttgttgaaacCGTGTACGAAAGCTCCCTTGCCTCTGTTTTCTTCGCCTCTATACACCTTGTGTTAGTTgggaaaagcttttatttgACATTTCACCACGGTGGAATAAAATactttgtttacgttttgaaggaaaagaaaactttctgtgtgaaattgcaaattttgtgcATTTTCTCCTGTGTTAACTAATCACTGTGATCCgttgtgataaaaaatatttcccttGTTTGTAAGTTACACATAAGGTGAAAAGCGTGTTTACTTCATATGGACACCTTATGAAAGAAGATCGAATCCTCGATGACCTCACCGATTTCTAACGGTACCATCTTTTCATCATTCCAGCAAAAACGTCTCCATCTGCAATATGGATGCGCTGAGCGTAATTGAAAAGCGAATCGACAACCTTAACCAACTGCTCGGTCCACTGCCAACTGATGAGAGCCAGGCGGAAAATTTAACCGACGCCATCCTGTCCGCCTCATCGTTCCTCCCATCAGCCAGCACCGGTCATCTTGCCGATGGTGCCGCACGGGGCGCTATCCTGGAAACGTTCAAGCGCAAGGACGAGCTGGAAGCTTACCTCGATCCGGCCTACCTGGAGGAAAAGCAGGACATCAAAGCGAAGGAAATGTACATCAACACGATAGCGAATGATCTGGCCGGTACGTTCGAAACGttgcaaaaaatcaaatcgcTGGAACCAACGCTGGGGGCGGAATATTTTCGCAATCTGCCCGACGTTAGTGAGCAGCTGAAAACTATGAGCGCGGCGGCAGGCGAACAGAAGCAGGCAAACGAACTGCTCGAGGAAAGTCTCGTCATAGCGATGCAACGGTACAGTGAGATACAGAGCGGGATAAAGGATTCGCTTAAAGCCATGACCGATCGTTTGGATCAGCTGGAGGAACGGTTAgtgcagaagaaaaagcagGATAAAGATATTTAAGTACGGTGTGCGGCTACATAAAATGGGGCACATAAAGAGGTGGTAAATTTTACACTTaacattcgattcgattttttGCGCTGATTGTAATAAAACTATAAACGATCGCTTAATATATTATCCTAAATGAACAGTATACACAATTTAATTCTTCTAACATATTGTGATAAAGTAGTAGAGTTGAGCAGAATAAACCTCATCCACATTCTTGGAATGGTAGAGGTGACAATGgaaccggtcttcacacgacaggaccgggattcaaatcccatctggtcCGTACATCAGTAGTGTGAGTaattgattatccaactacgcggtAGCTTTAAGTCTAGTGACCAATTATATATCCGGCATGATCTAGTAGGCTAGGTCGATAAGCCtcaagaaaagagagagagaaagggaatcCGCAAAaacttgtttatttttaaatggttttattGATGATCATTTAATAGTTCATTTTCTTCAGTCGTGGTTTTGAAATGTAGTACGTTAATCTGTAGTTTTTTCCCGTTTTGAATTTGACTCCAAACATTTGATCTTGATCTGATCTCGATTGCTCGTGAGAGTCGTAGAAAGGGTTAACAACAAGTAACATTTAACCCTTAATAGCACTCACAGCGTAGAGCAACACTTTGGCGAATGATAATATGCAAGATGCAGGATAATACTTTTCCGTTTTGTATGATTCAAATGATGGTGACTTGGCCGACTAACGACAGATGATCGTGGCATAGAGAAATGGATTAATACTTATGATCGTTAGGCCAATGCGGAGGATCGATGAGAGGATGGGGTGATTTAAACATTAAATGACTATATCACATTTTACACATGCGATGCGTAATAACCGCGCAACGTTCTTTTTAAAAAGGTTTGAGGACCTTTACTCTTCGTGCTCATCCAGCTCGTGTCCGAACTGGTGCTGCTCGTACTCATGGCCTCCGTACGAGTGCTCCTGTCCAATATGTTCCGTACCGGC
This genomic window from Anopheles maculipalpis chromosome 2RL, idAnoMacuDA_375_x, whole genome shotgun sequence contains:
- the LOC126559147 gene encoding uncharacterized protein LOC126559147, whose product is MDALSVIEKRIDNLNQLLGPLPTDESQAENLTDAILSASSFLPSASTGHLADGAARGAILETFKRKDELEAYLDPAYLEEKQDIKAKEMYINTIANDLAGTFETLQKIKSLEPTLGAEYFRNLPDVSEQLKTMSAAAGEQKQANELLEESLVIAMQRYSEIQSGIKDSLKAMTDRLDQLEERLVQKKKQDKDI